A single genomic interval of Scylla paramamosain isolate STU-SP2022 chromosome 12, ASM3559412v1, whole genome shotgun sequence harbors:
- the LOC135105791 gene encoding transmembrane protein 138-like, whose translation MAWDGTNRYQWLSGISLALLSADLILSALFQVFSHNHLLTLLIYIIQDVCLVFSLILLCLALFSTTYTQAGLVDELVRRFLWCICTAVAYLGLSLSFHSWSLKQVWQKSDVYIWSHGMVSLFTLQRTVGCLHYYLYKKTILQLSDKTFYSALPVAVFK comes from the exons ATGGCATGGGATGGCACCAACCGCTACCAGTGGCTGAGTGGAATCTCTTTGGCACTACTCTCAGCTGACCTTATACTCAGTGCTCTCTTCCAAGTGTTTTCACACAATCATCTTTTGACACTCCTCATTTACAT AATTCAAGAtgtgtgtcttgtgttttcGCTTATTCTTCTGTGCCTTGCACTGTTCTCCACAACATACACTCAG GCAGGTCTTGTTGATGAGCTTGTTCGAAGGTTCCTCTGGTGTATATGTACAGCTGTGGCTTACCTGGGCCTCTCCCTTAGCTTCCACTCCTGGTCACTGAAGCAAGTGTGGCAGAAATCTGATGTTTATATTTGGTCACATGGCATGGTGTCCCTCTTCACTCTTCAGAgaacag ttGGATGTCTCCATTATTACCTCTACAAGAAGACAATATTGCAGTTATCAGACAAGACTTTCTACAGTGCACTCCCTGTTGCTGTCTTCAAATAA